A part of Gossypium hirsutum isolate 1008001.06 chromosome A07, Gossypium_hirsutum_v2.1, whole genome shotgun sequence genomic DNA contains:
- the LOC107933132 gene encoding protein LOW PSII ACCUMULATION 2, chloroplastic, which produces MALQIHTPSYLANTVYHRHSLFPKPKFSIKSKKPTVDADPTPDPTSSSKKAVVPGQGFGSSPSPSSGSNKKKPKGKRERASIIRRSPVEKPAFLTKEEEAKAEEQRKNESAFLLAWLGLGGIILVQGIVLAASGFLPEEWDKFFVKYLYPSFTPTVILFLAGTVAYGVLKYLENEKLKDQK; this is translated from the exons ATGGCTCTACAAATCCACACCCCATCTTATTTGGCTAACACAGTCTATCACCGCCACTCCCTCTTCCCCAAACCCAAATTTTCAATCAAATCCAAGAAGCCCACCGTCGACGCCGACCCCACTCCTGACCCCACCTCCTCTTCCAAGAAGGCCGTCGTACCGGGCCAAGGGTTTGGCTCCTCACCCTCCCCAAGCAGCGGAAGCAACAAAAAGAAGCCCAAGGGAAAAAGAGAGAGGGCGTCTATAATAAGGCGGTCGCCTGTTGAGAAACCTGCTTTCCTCACCAAAGAGGAAGAGGCTAAGGCTGAGGAACAGAGGAAAAATGAGAGTGCTTTTCTACTGGCATGGTTGGGGCTTGGTGGGATCATTCTTGTCCAAGGCATTGTTCTTGCTGCTTCAG GCTTCCTACCAGAAGAATGGGATAAGTTCTTTGTGAAGTACTTGTACCCATCTTTCACCCCAACTGTTATCTTGTTTCTTGCTGGAACTGTTGCGTATGGAGTGTTGAAGTACCTGGAAAATGAGAAACTCAAGGACCAAAAGTAA
- the LOC107933184 gene encoding 40S ribosomal protein S20-2, translating to MAYATMKPTKPGLEESQEQIHKIRITLSSKNVKNLEKVCADLVRGAKDKRLRVKGPVRMPTKVLHITTRKSPCGEGTNTWDRFELRVHKRVIDLFSSPDVVKQITSITIEPGVEVEVTIADS from the exons ATGGCTTATGCTACAATGAAGCCGACCAAACCTGGTTTGGAGGAGTCCCAGGAGCAGATTCACAAGATCAGGATCACTCTCTCCTCCAAGAATGTGAAAAACCTTGAGAAAG TTTGTGCTGATTTGGTTCGTGGTGCCAAGGATAAGAGACTGAGGGTTAAGGGGCCAGTGAGAATGCCCACCAAGGTTCTTCACATCACAACGAGGAAGTCTCCCTGTGGTGAAG GAACAAACACATGGGATAGATTTGAGCTCCGTGTTCACAAGCGAGTTATTGATCTTTTCAGCTCCCCTGATGTGGTCAAGCAGATCACCTCTATCACCATTGAACCTGGTGTTGAGGTGGAGGTTACCATCGCAGATTCTTAA